The following coding sequences lie in one Lepeophtheirus salmonis chromosome 11, UVic_Lsal_1.4, whole genome shotgun sequence genomic window:
- the LOC121126467 gene encoding uncharacterized protein has translation MMLYIIVILLSILNRNEAFAIDLILPSTPLPNGLMGSESTSDKSEQINENALMAILSRVKDRIEGIEQDLNKEIDNRKRLQNLTRKKRSAEGGDSKTHPALIELNNKMSEVASSIDQVMTFLSSKVQKKKNDGGESKDDAKSNENMAKEEDVGSGASPS, from the exons ATGATGCTCTATATTATAGTCATTCTCCTTAGTATTTTGAATAGAAATGAAGCCTTTGCAATCGACCTCATTTTACCTTCAACTCCTCTTCCAAATGGGCTGATGGGATCAG AATCAACCAGCGATAAGTCTgaacaaattaatgaaaatgcCCTCATGGCAATCCTCTCTAGAGTCAAGGACAGGATCGAAGGGATTGAACAGGATTTGAACAAAGAAATAGATAATCGGAAAAGG TTACAAAACCTGAcgcgaaaaaaaagaagtgcaGAAGGTGGGGATTCAAAAACACATCCTGCTCTAATTgagctaaataataaaatgagcgAAGTTGCTTCTTCTATTG ATCAAGTGATGACATTTTTGTCCAGCAAGGtccagaagaagaaaaatgacgGTGGAGAGAGTAAGGATGATgcaaaaagtaatgaaaatatgGCTAAAGAGGAGGATGTCGGATCAGGAGCAAGCCCTAGCTAA